One region of Skermanella mucosa genomic DNA includes:
- a CDS encoding MerR family transcriptional regulator: MSEKITSVDHTIGALGKLTGVNIETIRYYERIGLLPEPARNLGNYRVYGETHVRRLTFIRKARGLGFPIEAVRRMLALSDQPDRPCGEVDALVVEQMREVERKIADLERLRAELDRLAHQCRGGLVSDCRIIEALTP; encoded by the coding sequence ATGTCGGAGAAAATCACGTCGGTCGATCACACCATCGGCGCGCTGGGCAAGCTGACCGGCGTGAACATCGAGACCATCCGCTACTACGAGCGGATCGGCCTGCTGCCCGAACCGGCGCGCAACTTAGGCAACTACCGCGTCTACGGGGAAACGCACGTCCGGCGGCTGACGTTTATCCGCAAAGCGCGCGGCCTCGGGTTCCCGATCGAAGCGGTGCGCCGAATGCTGGCCCTGTCGGACCAGCCGGACCGGCCCTGCGGCGAGGTGGACGCCCTGGTCGTCGAGCAGATGCGCGAGGTTGAGCGTAAGATCGCGGACCTGGAGCGGCTCCGGGCGGAACTCGACAGGCTCGCCCACCAGTGCCGCGGCGGGCTGGTTTCGGACTGCCGCATCATCGAGGCGTTGACACCGTGA
- a CDS encoding IS1595 family transposase, whose protein sequence is MSQHFLLSAAARTVSLKQILRMEEDEAWTLFCTIRWPETEGAPVCPHCGCPTCWSCPRPNGAPRFRCSACRRDFSPTSGTLFAFHKLEIRDYLAAVVIFCDEVKGKAALALSRDLDVQYKTAFVLAHKIREAMASEVKDLRLGGAGRHVEIDGCYVGGHVRPANRKDDRIDRRLAENRSGRRQVVVVIRERALSGTSLGGTLPAVFASEDAAASFIKARVDRASTVHADESSAWNALHARFDTRRINHSVEYANDEACTNQAEAYFARLRRGEMGHHHRISGVYLVRYAREASWKEDHRRDSNGLQVRTVLVLVTRTGPSVDFCGYWQRSRPAA, encoded by the coding sequence ATGTCGCAGCACTTTCTCCTGAGCGCCGCCGCCCGGACCGTCAGCCTGAAGCAGATCCTGCGGATGGAGGAGGATGAGGCCTGGACGCTGTTCTGCACGATCCGCTGGCCGGAGACCGAGGGGGCGCCGGTGTGCCCGCACTGCGGCTGTCCGACCTGCTGGTCCTGTCCGCGGCCCAATGGGGCGCCGCGGTTCCGCTGCTCGGCCTGCCGGCGCGACTTCAGCCCGACGTCGGGCACCCTGTTCGCCTTCCACAAGCTGGAGATCCGCGATTACCTGGCGGCGGTCGTGATCTTCTGCGACGAGGTCAAGGGCAAGGCAGCACTCGCGCTGTCGCGCGACCTCGACGTCCAATACAAGACAGCCTTCGTGCTGGCCCACAAGATCCGCGAAGCGATGGCCTCGGAGGTCAAGGACCTGCGGCTTGGTGGCGCCGGGCGGCACGTCGAGATCGACGGCTGCTACGTCGGCGGCCACGTCCGGCCCGCGAACCGCAAGGACGATCGCATAGACCGGCGTCTGGCGGAGAACCGGAGCGGCCGGCGCCAGGTCGTCGTGGTGATCCGGGAACGCGCGCTGTCCGGCACCAGCCTGGGCGGCACCTTGCCCGCTGTGTTCGCCAGCGAGGATGCCGCCGCCAGCTTCATCAAGGCCAGGGTCGATCGCGCCTCGACGGTGCACGCCGACGAGTCTTCGGCCTGGAACGCCCTGCATGCCCGGTTCGACACCCGGCGGATCAACCACTCGGTCGAGTACGCCAACGACGAGGCCTGCACCAACCAGGCGGAGGCTTATTTCGCAAGACTTCGCCGGGGCGAGATGGGGCATCACCATCGCATCTCCGGTGTCTATCTGGTTCGGTACGCGCGGGAGGCTTCCTGGAAGGAAGATCACCGGCGCGACAGCAACGGCCTGCAAGTGCGCACCGTCCTCGTGCTGGTCACCCGCACCGGTCCGTCTGTCGATTTCTGCGGCTATTGGCAACGCAGCCGCCCCGCCGCCTGA
- a CDS encoding IS110 family transposase, whose product MAINAEIGIDMTVFGNAKRLAAWAGVCPGNHESAGKKKSTAARKGNIHLKTTLVQVAVCAARTEVDPISGVHLSYHRSKGDAWFSGRYIRSYVSAATRAGWNTKYCALSSRLSDKSLTKKNI is encoded by the coding sequence GTGGCGATCAACGCGGAGATCGGTATTGACATGACCGTGTTCGGCAACGCCAAGCGCTTGGCCGCGTGGGCCGGGGTCTGCCCTGGCAATCACGAGAGCGCCGGAAAGAAGAAGAGCACGGCCGCCCGCAAGGGCAACATTCACCTCAAAACGACTCTCGTTCAAGTCGCGGTCTGCGCCGCCCGGACTGAGGTGGACCCCATTTCCGGGGTCCACCTCAGCTACCATCGATCAAAAGGCGATGCATGGTTTAGCGGCAGATATATCCGGTCTTATGTATCAGCCGCCACCAGAGCAGGATGGAATACGAAGTATTGTGCCCTATCGTCGCGGCTTTCGGATAAGTCACTGACAAAAAAGAACATATAG
- a CDS encoding IS110 family RNA-guided transposase, which produces MEAIIERCAGLDVHQATVVACVLIGEADRKPRKEIRTFSTLTRDLEAMRGWLKELGVTHIGMESTGIYWKPVHTILEGHFELIVANAHHIKNVPGRKTDVKDAEWIADLVRHGLVKPSFVPPPPIRDLRDLVRLRRSLAEALATEQNRTLKLLESANIKLASVVSKVFGVSGRAMLKALIENTATPQEMADLAERSLCRKLEPLALALDGRPSITATCWPSTSGGSRRSRRICVPLTSASRRRPSPTRRSGICSGRSSVLTAGSPWRSTRRSVLT; this is translated from the coding sequence ATGGAAGCAATCATCGAACGCTGTGCCGGTCTCGACGTCCATCAGGCGACGGTGGTCGCCTGTGTGCTGATCGGCGAGGCCGACCGCAAGCCGCGCAAGGAGATCCGAACCTTCTCGACCCTGACCCGGGACCTGGAGGCGATGCGGGGCTGGCTCAAGGAACTGGGCGTCACGCATATCGGCATGGAGAGCACCGGGATTTACTGGAAACCGGTCCATACCATCCTGGAAGGCCACTTCGAGCTGATTGTCGCCAATGCCCATCACATTAAGAATGTGCCGGGGCGCAAGACCGACGTGAAGGACGCCGAGTGGATCGCCGACCTGGTGCGCCACGGCCTGGTCAAGCCGAGCTTCGTGCCACCACCGCCCATCCGCGACCTGCGTGACCTTGTCCGGCTACGGCGCTCCTTGGCCGAGGCGCTGGCGACCGAGCAGAACCGCACGCTCAAGCTGCTCGAGAGCGCCAACATCAAGTTGGCCAGCGTGGTCAGCAAGGTGTTCGGCGTGTCCGGTCGGGCGATGCTGAAGGCGCTGATCGAGAACACCGCCACGCCGCAGGAGATGGCGGACCTGGCGGAGCGGAGTTTGTGCCGCAAGCTGGAGCCGCTGGCCCTGGCGCTGGACGGCCGACCGAGCATCACCGCTACCTGCTGGCCTTCCACCTCCGGCGGGTCGAGGCGATCAAGGCGGATCTGCGTACCCTTGACGAGCGCATCCAGGAGAAGGCCCAGCCCTACGCGGCGCAGCGGCATCTGCTCCGGCAGATCCTCGGTGTTGACGGCCGGATCGCCGTGGCGATCAACGCGGAGATCGGTATTGACATGA
- a CDS encoding LysR family transcriptional regulator produces MDWDKLRVFHAVAEAGSFTHAGESLNLSQSAVSRQISALEESLNVPLFHRHARGLILTEQGDLLYQTARDVFAKLSMTEAMLTESREHPKGPLKITTTVAFGTTWLTPRAREFLQIYPEIQLSLLLDDTELDLGMREADIAIRMTSPRQPDLIQRHLMTIRFHVYGHVSYLKRKGVPKTVQELDNHDLIAYPSDMRAPITNINWLLDAGDPPQGTRNPIMRVNNVYAIFKAVESGLGMAALPDYMVEGSRDIVRVLPELNGPTVETYFVYAEELRHSKRIAVFRDFLVRKVAETTF; encoded by the coding sequence ATGGACTGGGATAAGCTTCGGGTCTTCCACGCCGTGGCCGAAGCCGGCAGCTTCACTCATGCCGGTGAAAGCCTGAATTTAAGTCAATCCGCGGTCAGCCGCCAGATCAGCGCGCTCGAGGAAAGCCTGAACGTGCCGCTGTTCCACCGGCATGCCCGCGGCCTGATCCTGACCGAGCAGGGCGATCTGCTCTACCAGACCGCGCGCGACGTCTTCGCCAAGCTGTCGATGACCGAGGCGATGCTGACGGAGAGTCGCGAGCACCCCAAGGGGCCGCTGAAGATCACCACCACGGTAGCCTTCGGGACGACCTGGCTCACTCCGCGCGCCCGCGAATTCCTGCAGATCTACCCGGAGATCCAGCTTTCCCTGCTGCTGGACGATACCGAGCTGGACCTGGGCATGCGCGAGGCGGACATCGCGATCCGCATGACCTCGCCGCGCCAGCCCGACCTGATCCAGCGCCACCTGATGACCATACGGTTCCATGTCTACGGCCATGTCAGCTACCTCAAGCGGAAGGGCGTGCCCAAGACGGTCCAGGAATTGGACAACCACGACCTGATCGCCTATCCGTCGGACATGCGGGCGCCCATCACCAACATCAACTGGCTGCTGGACGCCGGCGATCCGCCCCAGGGAACCCGCAATCCCATCATGCGCGTCAACAATGTATACGCGATCTTCAAGGCGGTGGAGAGCGGTCTGGGCATGGCCGCCCTGCCGGATTACATGGTCGAGGGCAGTCGCGACATCGTGCGGGTGCTGCCCGAGCTGAACGGGCCCACGGTCGAGACCTATTTCGTCTACGCCGAGGAACTGCGCCACTCCAAGCGCATCGCCGTGTTCCGTGACTTCCTGGTGCGCAAAGTGGCGGAGACGACGTTCTGA
- a CDS encoding cache domain-containing protein codes for MRQFIADWSGRIALVGAIVLMLAGAAGADSAKPTRDEVEALTLKAATLIESRGIEAAREVFNQAGEFRFGEIYVNVIDLTGTWLAYPPRPAGVGQNVINLKDPDGRFMVKDILKVATESGQGWVSYRWLNPVSNRIEPKNSFVKRVPGKDLVAYIGIYE; via the coding sequence ATGCGCCAGTTCATCGCGGATTGGAGCGGCAGGATTGCCCTGGTCGGGGCCATCGTCCTGATGCTGGCGGGCGCCGCCGGCGCCGACTCCGCCAAGCCGACGCGCGACGAGGTGGAGGCGCTGACCCTGAAGGCGGCGACGCTGATCGAGTCGCGGGGGATCGAAGCCGCGCGGGAGGTCTTCAACCAGGCTGGCGAATTCCGCTTCGGGGAGATCTATGTCAACGTGATCGATTTGACCGGGACTTGGCTGGCCTATCCGCCCCGCCCGGCCGGAGTCGGCCAGAACGTGATCAACCTGAAGGACCCTGACGGCCGCTTCATGGTCAAGGACATCCTGAAGGTCGCGACGGAAAGCGGCCAGGGCTGGGTCAGCTACCGCTGGCTGAACCCGGTCTCCAACCGCATCGAGCCCAAGAACTCCTTCGTGAAGCGCGTGCCGGGCAAGGACCTGGTGGCCTATATCGGGATTTACGAATAG
- a CDS encoding elongation factor G: protein MPSTRIAGPRCAALVGPYLSGKTTLMESLLFAAGAVTRKGTVKDGNTVGDSAPEARARKMSVEVGLASADYLGERWTFLDCPGSVELSAEGQAALMVADVAVVVCEPTADKAPMLAPLFKFLDDNGIPHMLFVNKVDAMGTQDVRVRDLMQALQAVSARPLVLRQVPIREGDAVTGCVDLVSERAYHYNPHAPSNLVQVPDTVREREQAARQELLEALADFDDSLLEQLLEDVAPDKEEVYRQLAKDLASDLIVPVFIGSAENDNGVRRLLKALRHETPEVAATAARLEIPGAAGVVAQVFKTYHAPHAGKLSFSRVWKGEVTDGITLGGDRVSGIYRMHGHEQHKQQAAGTGEVVAFGRMDHVATGDVLDDQGGRTRAPLWPSPPSPVYSAAISAEQRNDEVKLSAALAKLTEEDPSLSVNQNADTGEIVLWGQGDIHLQLAMDRLRTKYNLPVRSRAPQVAYRETIRKGTAQHARFKRQTGGHGQFADVHVEVRPLPRGSGFAYDDKVVGGVVPRQFIPAVEAGVREYLAQGPLGFPVVDVGVTLTGGQFHAVDSSEQAFKTVGRMAMAEAMPKCDPVLLEPILQVTIAAPTEFTPKVQRLITGRRGQILGFDGRAGWDGWDEVKALMPEAELRDLIVELRSLTLGLGIFTTSFDHLAELTGRLADRAVEMRQSLVAAQ from the coding sequence ATGCCAAGCACCAGAATCGCGGGGCCACGTTGCGCCGCCCTCGTCGGCCCCTATCTCAGCGGCAAGACCACCTTGATGGAAAGCCTGCTGTTCGCGGCGGGCGCCGTCACCCGGAAAGGCACCGTCAAGGACGGCAACACGGTGGGAGACAGCGCGCCGGAAGCGCGCGCCCGCAAGATGAGCGTCGAGGTCGGGCTGGCCAGCGCCGACTATCTCGGCGAGCGATGGACGTTCCTCGACTGCCCGGGCTCGGTCGAGCTGTCCGCAGAGGGCCAGGCGGCCCTGATGGTCGCGGACGTCGCGGTCGTCGTGTGCGAGCCGACGGCGGACAAGGCGCCGATGCTGGCCCCCCTGTTCAAGTTCCTCGACGACAACGGCATCCCGCACATGCTGTTCGTCAACAAGGTGGACGCCATGGGCACCCAGGACGTCCGGGTGCGCGACCTGATGCAGGCGCTCCAGGCCGTTTCGGCCCGCCCGCTGGTGCTCCGCCAGGTGCCGATCCGCGAGGGCGACGCCGTCACCGGCTGCGTCGACCTGGTCAGCGAACGGGCCTACCACTACAATCCCCACGCCCCGTCCAACCTGGTCCAGGTGCCCGACACGGTGCGCGAGCGCGAGCAGGCGGCCCGGCAGGAACTGCTGGAGGCGCTGGCCGATTTCGACGACAGCCTGCTGGAGCAGCTGCTGGAGGACGTGGCGCCCGACAAGGAGGAGGTCTACCGGCAACTCGCCAAGGACCTCGCGTCCGACCTGATCGTCCCGGTCTTCATCGGCTCGGCGGAGAACGACAACGGCGTCCGGCGCCTGCTGAAGGCCCTGCGTCACGAGACGCCCGAGGTCGCCGCGACGGCGGCCCGGCTGGAGATCCCCGGGGCCGCGGGCGTGGTGGCGCAGGTCTTCAAGACCTACCATGCGCCGCACGCCGGCAAGCTCAGCTTCTCCAGGGTTTGGAAGGGCGAGGTCACCGACGGCATCACCCTGGGAGGCGACCGGGTCAGCGGCATCTACCGCATGCACGGGCACGAGCAGCACAAGCAGCAGGCAGCGGGAACCGGCGAGGTCGTGGCTTTCGGGCGGATGGACCATGTGGCGACCGGCGACGTGCTCGACGACCAGGGCGGCCGGACCCGGGCGCCGTTGTGGCCGTCGCCGCCGTCGCCGGTCTACTCCGCCGCGATCTCGGCCGAGCAGCGTAACGACGAGGTCAAGTTGAGCGCCGCGCTGGCCAAATTGACCGAGGAGGACCCGTCCCTGTCGGTCAACCAGAACGCCGATACCGGCGAGATCGTGCTGTGGGGGCAGGGCGACATCCATCTCCAGCTCGCGATGGATCGCCTGCGCACCAAGTACAACCTGCCGGTCCGGTCGCGGGCGCCGCAGGTGGCCTACCGGGAGACGATCCGCAAGGGAACCGCCCAGCATGCCCGCTTCAAGCGGCAGACCGGCGGCCACGGCCAGTTCGCCGACGTGCATGTGGAGGTCAGGCCGCTGCCGCGCGGCAGCGGGTTCGCGTATGACGACAAGGTGGTCGGCGGCGTGGTGCCTCGCCAGTTCATCCCGGCGGTGGAGGCCGGCGTGCGGGAATATCTGGCGCAGGGGCCGCTGGGCTTCCCGGTGGTCGATGTCGGGGTGACCCTGACCGGCGGCCAGTTCCACGCCGTGGACAGCAGCGAGCAGGCCTTCAAGACGGTCGGCCGCATGGCCATGGCCGAGGCGATGCCGAAATGCGATCCCGTGCTGCTGGAGCCGATCCTTCAGGTGACCATCGCGGCTCCGACGGAGTTCACGCCCAAGGTGCAGCGGCTGATCACCGGCCGCCGGGGCCAGATCCTGGGATTCGACGGACGCGCCGGCTGGGACGGCTGGGACGAGGTCAAGGCCCTGATGCCGGAAGCGGAACTGCGGGACCTGATCGTCGAGCTTCGCTCGCTGACCCTGGGTCTCGGCATCTTCACCACCAGCTTCGACCATCTGGCGGAACTGACCGGTCGGCTGGCCGACCGGGCGGTCGAGATGCGGCAGTCGCTGGTCGCGGCGCAGTGA
- a CDS encoding Dps family protein, with amino-acid sequence MAFESTTAQSHEPMAVHTGIAEDQRKALSDGLAKVLADTYTLLGKTHGFHWNVTGAQFHSLHEMFETQYTDLTTAVDEIAERIRALGYFAPGSLSQFLKLSTIEDEHGVPDARGMLEQLVRDNETVTQACRAVVQICDDANDTVTEDLMNHRMDAHEKAAWMLRSSMS; translated from the coding sequence ATGGCGTTCGAAAGTACGACCGCACAATCCCATGAGCCGATGGCCGTCCATACCGGTATCGCGGAAGACCAGCGGAAGGCGTTGTCCGATGGCTTGGCGAAGGTGCTGGCCGACACTTACACGCTTCTGGGCAAGACCCATGGCTTTCACTGGAACGTGACGGGTGCCCAGTTCCATAGCCTGCACGAGATGTTCGAGACGCAGTATACGGACCTCACCACCGCGGTCGACGAAATCGCCGAGCGCATCCGCGCCCTGGGCTATTTCGCGCCGGGCAGCCTCAGCCAGTTCCTGAAGCTGAGCACGATCGAGGACGAGCACGGCGTGCCCGACGCGCGCGGCATGCTGGAGCAGCTGGTGCGTGACAACGAGACCGTCACCCAGGCCTGCCGCGCCGTCGTCCAGATCTGCGACGACGCCAACGATACCGTCACCGAAGACCTGATGAACCATCGCATGGACGCCCACGAAAAGGCGGCCTGGATGCTTCGCTCGTCCATGAGCTGA
- a CDS encoding Dps family protein, translating into MQIDIGIAENDRREIAEGLSRLLADTYTLYLKTHSFHWNVTGPMFNTLHLMFETQYNELALAVDLIAERIRALGFPAPGSYAQYSALTSIQEATDVPKAEEMIRQLVAGQEAVVRTARSVFPAAEKVGDEPTADLLTQRMQLHEKTAWMLRSMLES; encoded by the coding sequence ATGCAGATCGATATTGGCATCGCCGAGAACGACCGGCGCGAGATCGCCGAAGGCCTGTCCCGGCTGCTGGCCGACACCTACACGCTCTATCTGAAGACCCACAGCTTCCACTGGAACGTGACCGGGCCGATGTTCAACACGCTGCATCTCATGTTCGAGACGCAGTACAACGAGTTGGCGCTGGCCGTGGACCTGATCGCCGAGCGCATCCGCGCCCTGGGCTTCCCGGCTCCCGGCAGCTACGCCCAGTATTCGGCCCTGACCTCCATCCAGGAGGCCACCGACGTGCCCAAGGCGGAGGAGATGATCCGCCAGCTGGTCGCCGGCCAGGAAGCCGTGGTGCGCACCGCGCGCTCGGTCTTCCCCGCCGCCGAGAAGGTCGGCGACGAGCCGACGGCCGACCTGCTGACCCAGCGCATGCAGCTCCACGAGAAGACCGCCTGGATGCTGCGCAGCATGCTGGAAAGCTGA
- the msrP gene encoding protein-methionine-sulfoxide reductase catalytic subunit MsrP — protein MLIRSRRGWELPESAATPEDVFLNRRSLLKAAVAAPAIAAAGSVFGGPAFGQTEVAADDPTAGLYPVPRNERFTLDRAVTDPAESTTYTNFYEFGSQKNIWRAAQKLKLRPWTVTFDGMVEQEQTVDIDDLLKRMPLEERLYRHRCVEAWSMAVPWSGFPMKALVDLARPLGSAKYVVMRTFQDPGMASGQRQFWYPWPYVEGLTLAEATNELAFLVTGMYGKPVPKQNGAPLRLAVPWKYGFKSIKSIVSFTFTDQRPVSFWEQIQAAEYGFWANVNPEVPHPRWSQARERVLGTGEMVPTQLYNGYGEYVADLYKDLEGERLYV, from the coding sequence ATGCTGATCCGATCCAGACGGGGGTGGGAACTGCCGGAATCGGCGGCGACGCCCGAAGACGTCTTCCTGAACCGGCGCAGCCTGCTGAAGGCCGCCGTGGCCGCCCCGGCCATCGCTGCGGCCGGCTCCGTCTTCGGCGGACCGGCGTTCGGCCAGACGGAGGTGGCGGCGGACGATCCGACCGCCGGCCTCTACCCGGTGCCGCGCAACGAGCGATTCACTCTGGACCGCGCCGTCACCGACCCGGCCGAATCCACCACCTATACGAATTTCTACGAATTCGGTTCCCAGAAGAACATCTGGCGGGCGGCGCAGAAGCTGAAGCTGCGGCCTTGGACCGTGACGTTCGACGGCATGGTCGAGCAGGAGCAGACCGTCGATATCGACGATCTCCTGAAGCGGATGCCGCTGGAGGAGCGCCTCTACCGCCACCGATGCGTCGAGGCCTGGTCCATGGCGGTGCCGTGGAGCGGCTTTCCCATGAAGGCCCTGGTCGATCTCGCCCGGCCGCTCGGCTCCGCGAAATACGTGGTGATGCGGACCTTCCAGGACCCCGGGATGGCGAGCGGGCAGCGCCAGTTCTGGTACCCGTGGCCCTATGTCGAGGGCCTCACCCTGGCCGAGGCGACCAACGAACTGGCCTTCCTGGTGACCGGTATGTACGGCAAGCCGGTGCCCAAGCAGAACGGCGCGCCGCTGCGGCTCGCCGTGCCCTGGAAATACGGGTTCAAGTCGATCAAGTCGATCGTCAGCTTCACGTTCACCGACCAGCGCCCGGTCAGCTTCTGGGAACAGATCCAGGCCGCCGAGTACGGCTTCTGGGCCAACGTCAACCCCGAGGTGCCCCACCCCCGCTGGAGCCAAGCCAGGGAGCGGGTGCTGGGCACGGGCGAGATGGTGCCGACCCAGCTCTACAACGGGTACGGCGAGTACGTCGCGGATCTCTACAAGGATCTTGAGGGAGAGCGGCTGTACGTCTGA
- a CDS encoding response regulator, which translates to MTCILIVEDNDLNRDMLSRRLTRRGFRVIVAVDGAAGVETTIREHPDLVLMDMSLPVMDGWQATRTIKADPATSAIPVMALTAHAMTEDRERAMAAGCDEFETKPVDIDRLLAKIEALLTRFPAVSGS; encoded by the coding sequence TTGACTTGTATCCTGATCGTCGAGGATAACGACCTGAACCGCGACATGCTGTCGCGCCGCCTGACACGACGCGGGTTCCGGGTGATCGTCGCGGTCGACGGCGCCGCCGGTGTGGAGACGACGATCCGCGAGCATCCCGACCTCGTCCTGATGGACATGAGCCTGCCGGTGATGGACGGGTGGCAGGCGACCCGCACCATCAAGGCCGATCCGGCGACCTCGGCGATCCCGGTGATGGCGCTGACGGCCCATGCCATGACGGAGGACCGGGAGCGCGCCATGGCGGCGGGCTGCGACGAGTTCGAGACCAAGCCGGTCGACATCGACCGCCTGCTGGCGAAGATCGAGGCTCTGCTGACCCGCTTCCCCGCGGTGAGCGGGTCATGA